In a single window of the Pontibacter russatus genome:
- a CDS encoding SGNH/GDSL hydrolase family protein: MKLRNTCLAAAFSLLCASCAPLQSNTGTTDTLAATALQPYGRTTHNETQNLVLVGSAAHFGFSFKGKEARLYASIPNAGGHNYLQYELDGEYQRRVRIDGGSAAPIVITAPTDSTHTVWVYKATEAHTGPIAIAKVTGEDVETIERPKAPLIEFIGNSITCGAAADPSEVPCGTGEYHDQHNALMAYGPRVAGAVGANYVISCVSGIGAYRNWNSDGPTMPEVYEKVDFQASNPQRWDFSTYSPEIVSIALGTNDFSNGDGKKERQPFDSARFVNSYIAFVQQVKAKYPDAQIALLSSPMVHGNNREVLQEALTTVKEQVDASYPADAPVALHFFGPMQASGCSGHPSVAEHAVLAKELVPFFRKLLKPQGE; encoded by the coding sequence ATGAAACTCAGAAACACCTGCCTGGCGGCAGCCTTCAGCCTGCTTTGTGCCAGCTGCGCGCCGCTGCAAAGCAACACCGGCACCACCGACACGCTGGCGGCAACAGCTTTGCAGCCATACGGCAGAACAACTCACAACGAAACGCAAAACCTGGTGCTGGTCGGCTCTGCCGCGCATTTTGGGTTCAGCTTTAAGGGAAAAGAAGCCCGTTTATATGCCTCCATCCCAAATGCCGGAGGGCACAACTACCTGCAGTATGAGCTGGACGGGGAGTACCAAAGGCGGGTCAGGATAGACGGCGGCTCCGCCGCGCCGATTGTTATTACAGCGCCTACCGATAGCACGCACACCGTTTGGGTATATAAGGCCACCGAGGCCCACACCGGCCCCATCGCCATCGCGAAAGTAACCGGCGAAGACGTGGAGACTATTGAAAGACCCAAAGCACCGCTCATTGAGTTTATCGGCAACAGCATTACGTGTGGCGCGGCCGCCGACCCGTCGGAGGTGCCCTGCGGCACCGGCGAGTACCACGACCAGCACAACGCCCTGATGGCCTATGGCCCAAGGGTGGCCGGGGCGGTGGGAGCCAATTACGTGATCAGCTGCGTGAGCGGCATCGGGGCATACCGCAACTGGAACAGCGACGGCCCCACCATGCCGGAGGTCTATGAGAAAGTCGATTTTCAGGCCAGCAATCCGCAGCGGTGGGACTTCAGCACCTACTCGCCCGAAATAGTCAGCATTGCGCTGGGCACCAACGACTTCAGCAACGGCGACGGCAAGAAAGAGAGACAGCCGTTTGACAGCGCCCGTTTCGTGAACAGCTATATCGCTTTTGTACAGCAGGTAAAGGCAAAATACCCTGACGCGCAGATTGCCCTGCTCAGCAGCCCGATGGTACACGGCAACAACAGGGAAGTTCTGCAAGAAGCGCTGACGACGGTAAAAGAGCAGGTTGATGCCAGTTATCCGGCCGATGCCCCTGTGGCCCTGCACTTCTTCGGGCCGATGCAGGCGAGCGGCTGTAGCGGGCACCCCAGCGTGGCCGAGCATGCCGTGCTGGCCAAAGAACTGGTGCCCTTCTTCCGCAAACTGCTGAAGCCGCAGGGGGAGTAA
- a CDS encoding DUF6152 family protein, with product MALPINLLVTLLFPLSVALFHHGWANYDQTRELDYTGVVKEMTYENPHGILKLEHEGKTWTVVLAPTSRMTDRGLTADMIAPEDTVRVVGYPHKEVEDEMRAERIFVGNSKYELR from the coding sequence ATGGCTTTACCAATCAATTTGCTTGTGACCCTGCTCTTCCCGCTGTCAGTGGCGCTGTTCCACCACGGATGGGCCAACTATGACCAGACCCGAGAACTGGACTACACTGGTGTGGTGAAGGAAATGACATATGAAAACCCGCATGGCATCCTGAAGTTGGAGCACGAGGGCAAAACCTGGACCGTGGTGCTGGCCCCCACCAGCCGCATGACCGACCGCGGCCTGACGGCAGACATGATTGCGCCTGAAGACACGGTGCGGGTGGTGGGCTATCCGCATAAAGAGGTGGAGGATGAAATGCGGGCAGAGAGAATTTTTGTGGGAAACAGCAAGTACGAGCTCCGCTAG